In Chroogloeocystis siderophila 5.2 s.c.1, a genomic segment contains:
- a CDS encoding Calvin cycle protein CP12 encodes MVYTPEKQLVTKTAISHAQSKSLETSFQAALEHARRLTQMYGIGSTEVAVAWDTVEELITALVRQPKRSLSAFEHYCNLHPDAPECRFYDV; translated from the coding sequence ATGGTTTACACACCTGAAAAACAATTAGTCACAAAAACTGCAATTTCTCATGCTCAAAGCAAAAGTTTGGAGACATCTTTCCAAGCCGCTTTAGAACACGCTCGTCGCCTCACTCAAATGTATGGCATTGGATCAACTGAGGTTGCTGTAGCTTGGGATACAGTCGAAGAATTGATAACTGCGTTGGTTCGCCAGCCAAAAAGGTCTCTTTCTGCGTTTGAACACTACTGCAACTTGCATCCAGACGCGCCAGAATGTCGCTTTTATGATGTTTAA
- a CDS encoding DUF2231 domain-containing protein, producing the protein MNPDLLKQWDSLGVNGLPYIIPIHPNLVHLTLGLFIVAIAFDIVGALFPVEKAIFKFLAIPVTRSSLFDVGWYNLLASAVITFFTVMAGLFEVSLAVPLADVKSAWGLHALETMILHSVGGVLILTLIVGMTVWRGFQRYQWRKDMARQVQWSYLAAGLFVFALMFVQGTLGAHLGAEFGIHVTAAQMLHLGENPNQL; encoded by the coding sequence ATGAATCCAGACCTGCTGAAACAGTGGGATAGTTTGGGAGTTAATGGATTGCCTTACATCATTCCTATTCATCCCAATTTAGTGCATCTCACTTTGGGGTTATTTATTGTTGCGATCGCCTTTGATATTGTCGGGGCGTTGTTTCCCGTCGAGAAAGCAATTTTTAAGTTTCTGGCGATCCCCGTTACCCGCTCATCACTGTTTGATGTCGGTTGGTACAATCTTTTGGCATCAGCCGTCATTACCTTTTTTACGGTCATGGCTGGTTTATTTGAAGTTTCATTAGCTGTACCGCTTGCAGATGTCAAGAGTGCGTGGGGGCTTCATGCCTTGGAAACGATGATTCTCCACAGCGTCGGGGGAGTCCTCATTTTGACCTTGATCGTAGGAATGACTGTTTGGCGTGGCTTTCAACGCTATCAATGGCGCAAAGACATGGCAAGACAAGTACAGTGGAGTTATCTTGCAGCTGGTTTATTTGTTTTTGCTCTGATGTTTGTACAAGGAACACTGGGCGCGCATCTGGGTGCTGAGTTCGGCATTCATGTGACAGCGGCTCAAATGCTGCACTTAGGCGAAAATCCGAATCAATTATGA
- a CDS encoding alpha/beta fold hydrolase, whose protein sequence is MTTQQIPYTSSLEKYVWNWQGYDIQYTVQGEGRPLVLVHGFGACIGHWRKNISVLADAGYRVFALDLLGFGGSSKPPLNYTLDVWELLLKDFSEAHIQEPAIFIGNSIGALLSLMVVANHPEIAAGAVLINSAGGLSHRPNELNPPLRIFMAGFNRLVRSRITGKTIFNRIRQKSQIRRTLLQVYRNSDAVTDELVDMLYEPACDPGAQQVFASIITAPPGPSPAELLPKVKRPLLVVWGADDPWTPISGAKIYETMRDRGEFVEVVPIPNAGHCPHDEVPDKVNPVIVEWLDKLP, encoded by the coding sequence GTGACTACACAGCAAATACCTTATACTTCTAGCTTAGAAAAGTACGTTTGGAACTGGCAAGGATACGATATTCAGTACACCGTTCAAGGCGAGGGACGTCCTTTAGTTTTGGTGCATGGATTTGGTGCTTGTATCGGACACTGGCGCAAGAATATTTCTGTACTAGCCGATGCGGGCTATCGTGTGTTTGCTTTAGACTTGCTTGGTTTTGGTGGATCGAGTAAACCGCCGCTGAATTACACTTTAGACGTTTGGGAACTTTTGCTCAAAGATTTTTCGGAAGCACATATTCAGGAACCTGCAATATTTATTGGTAACTCGATCGGCGCGCTATTGAGTCTAATGGTAGTCGCAAATCATCCCGAAATCGCCGCAGGTGCGGTTTTGATTAACAGCGCGGGTGGTTTAAGCCATCGTCCAAATGAACTGAATCCGCCGTTACGCATCTTCATGGCGGGGTTTAATCGGCTTGTGCGATCGCGAATTACAGGAAAAACGATCTTTAACCGCATTCGCCAAAAATCGCAAATCCGCCGCACGTTGCTGCAAGTATACCGCAATTCTGATGCTGTCACCGATGAACTCGTAGATATGCTGTACGAACCAGCGTGCGATCCTGGCGCGCAACAAGTATTTGCTTCGATTATTACCGCGCCTCCAGGTCCTAGCCCAGCCGAGTTATTACCGAAGGTGAAGCGTCCTTTACTCGTGGTATGGGGTGCGGACGATCCTTGGACGCCGATTAGTGGCGCAAAAATTTATGAAACGATGCGCGATCGCGGTGAATTTGTTGAAGTTGTCCCAATTCCAAACGCAGGTCATTGTCCGCATGATGAAGTTCCCGATAAAGTCAATCCTGTGATTGTTGAGTGGTTAGATAAATTACCCTAA
- a CDS encoding DUF2231 domain-containing protein, whose translation MFKYLPPLNEHNLPYPDTIHPIVVHFVIAMVLFAVFCDILAYFTKNAKLYEVSWWNLAFATVSIFIAIIFGQIEAGLAEPYAASVSTLNAHTILGWSLSGILAIITAWRYVIRLQERPQLPIPYLAVSVLLAGLVCVQSYLGSLLVWVYGLHTIPVVEAIRGGLS comes from the coding sequence GTGTTTAAGTATCTTCCACCGCTCAACGAGCATAACCTTCCTTATCCTGATACGATTCACCCAATTGTGGTGCATTTCGTGATTGCGATGGTGCTATTTGCAGTGTTTTGCGATATCCTTGCGTATTTTACAAAAAATGCCAAGTTGTATGAAGTTAGTTGGTGGAATCTAGCCTTTGCTACGGTTTCAATATTTATTGCGATTATTTTTGGACAGATTGAAGCAGGTTTAGCAGAACCTTACGCTGCATCGGTTTCAACTCTCAATGCTCATACAATTTTGGGCTGGTCGCTTTCGGGAATTCTGGCGATCATCACCGCCTGGCGCTATGTAATTCGGTTACAAGAAAGACCACAGCTACCCATTCCTTATTTGGCGGTGAGTGTGTTGCTAGCTGGGCTAGTTTGCGTTCAGTCATACCTCGGTAGCTTACTTGTGTGGGTTTATGGCTTGCATACAATTCCTGTAGTAGAAGCAATTCGAGGAGGTCTGTCATGA